A single region of the Kineosporiaceae bacterium SCSIO 59966 genome encodes:
- a CDS encoding DUF3515 family protein encodes MHRRPRLTLAAGALATLVTLTGCASAVPVEAAPEAADPLCAEVMVSLRSGSLDELADRPRRDTTAQSTAAWGDPPVLLRCGVPTPGPTTDACVRVDGVDWVLDDSGERPVFTTYGRVPAVEVSFPPEDTSGSEAVLVELGPLVEQLPQVRECL; translated from the coding sequence GTGCACCGTCGTCCACGCCTGACCCTCGCCGCGGGGGCGCTCGCGACGCTCGTGACGCTGACGGGCTGTGCCTCGGCGGTCCCGGTGGAGGCGGCTCCCGAGGCCGCCGACCCGCTGTGCGCCGAGGTCATGGTGTCACTGCGCTCCGGAAGCCTGGACGAGCTCGCCGACCGCCCCCGCCGGGACACCACCGCGCAGTCGACCGCGGCCTGGGGCGACCCACCGGTGCTGCTGCGCTGCGGCGTACCCACCCCCGGGCCCACGACCGACGCGTGCGTGCGCGTGGACGGCGTGGACTGGGTGCTCGACGACTCCGGTGAGCGCCCGGTGTTCACGACCTACGGCCGCGTGCCCGCCGTGGAGGTGTCGTTCCCGCCGGAGGACACCTCCGGCTCCGAGGCCGTGCTCGTCGAGCTGGGACCGCTCGTCGAGCAGCTCCCCCAGGTGCGCGAGTGCCTGTGA
- a CDS encoding Lrp/AsnC ligand binding domain-containing protein, translating to MVQAYVLVQTEVGKAAEVAAEIAGLPGVVLAEDVTGPYDVIARVEAATVDELGPLVMSKIQGVKGITRTVTCTVVHA from the coding sequence GTGGTTCAGGCCTACGTTCTGGTCCAGACCGAGGTGGGCAAGGCCGCCGAGGTGGCCGCGGAGATCGCGGGACTGCCCGGCGTGGTGCTGGCCGAGGACGTGACCGGCCCGTACGACGTCATCGCGCGGGTGGAGGCCGCGACGGTGGACGAGCTCGGGCCGCTCGTGATGTCGAAGATCCAGGGCGTCAAGGGCATCACCCGCACCGTCACGTGCACCGTCGTCCACGCCTGA
- a CDS encoding thiamine-phosphate kinase codes for MQDGPRLDDLGEAGVLSRIVALLPAGESTLLGPGDDAAVVAAPDGRVVVSTDVLVEGEDFRRDWSTGADVGWKAAAQNLADVAAMGAVPTALVVGLAAPGRLPVAWAEDLARGLAAACGPHGVGVVGGDLSAAAQVVVSVTVLGDLEGRSPVRRDGARPGDVVAVAGTLGRSAAGLALLRSGRPGDGADLVATHLRPRPPLAAGPAAALAGATAMIDVSDGLLLDLSRVAAASGVGVDLDRSDLAVHVDPLVGPLARLADDGADGGTQRGRSEALRAVLTGGEDHALAACFPSGTALPPGFDVVGRVVAASPPGSVLLDGAPPPDGAAGWDHFTPR; via the coding sequence GTGCAGGACGGCCCGCGCCTGGACGACCTCGGCGAGGCGGGCGTGCTCAGCCGGATCGTGGCGCTGCTGCCCGCCGGGGAGAGCACCCTGCTCGGACCGGGCGACGACGCGGCGGTCGTCGCTGCGCCCGACGGCCGGGTCGTCGTCAGCACCGACGTGCTGGTCGAGGGGGAGGACTTCCGCCGGGACTGGTCCACCGGCGCCGACGTCGGGTGGAAGGCCGCGGCGCAGAACCTCGCCGACGTCGCGGCGATGGGAGCCGTGCCGACGGCCCTCGTCGTCGGACTCGCCGCTCCGGGCCGCCTGCCGGTCGCCTGGGCCGAGGACCTCGCCCGGGGGCTCGCCGCCGCGTGCGGCCCGCACGGCGTCGGCGTCGTCGGCGGGGACCTGTCCGCGGCGGCGCAGGTGGTCGTCTCGGTGACCGTGCTCGGAGACCTGGAGGGTCGCTCGCCCGTCCGCCGGGACGGCGCCCGGCCGGGGGACGTCGTCGCCGTGGCCGGGACCCTGGGCCGGTCCGCCGCCGGTCTCGCCCTGCTCCGCTCCGGGCGCCCGGGGGACGGCGCTGACCTCGTGGCCACGCACCTGCGACCGCGGCCTCCGCTGGCCGCCGGTCCGGCGGCCGCGCTGGCCGGGGCCACCGCGATGATCGACGTCTCCGACGGTCTCCTGCTGGACCTGTCCCGGGTCGCCGCGGCGTCCGGGGTCGGGGTGGACCTGGACCGCAGCGACCTGGCCGTCCACGTCGACCCCCTGGTGGGACCGCTGGCCCGGCTCGCGGACGACGGTGCGGACGGCGGGACCCAGCGGGGGAGGTCCGAGGCGTTGCGGGCGGTGCTCACCGGGGGCGAGGACCACGCGCTGGCCGCCTGCTTCCCGTCGGGGACGGCGCTGCCACCGGGTTTCGACGTCGTCGGCCGGGTCGTTGCGGCGTCCCCGCCCGGGTCGGTGCTCCTCGACGGCGCGCCGCCCCCCGACGGTGCTGCCGGCTGGGACCACTTCACCCCGCGGTGA
- a CDS encoding 50S ribosomal protein L28: protein MAANCDVCGKGPGFGHNISHSHRRTKRRWNPNIQRVRAMVGSTPKRLNVCTSCLKAGKVTR from the coding sequence GTGGCTGCCAACTGCGACGTCTGCGGCAAGGGGCCGGGCTTCGGTCACAACATCTCGCACTCGCACCGTCGCACGAAGCGGCGCTGGAACCCGAACATCCAGCGGGTCCGCGCGATGGTCGGGTCCACCCCGAAGCGGCTCAACGTGTGCACCTCGTGCCTCAAGGCCGGCAAGGTCACCCGCTGA
- a CDS encoding DAK2 domain-containing protein, translating to MTAPLAVLDAAAARRWASAAAGALEAMRAQIDTLNVYPVPDGDTGTNLHLTVVQGLAEVQALPDGASLGEVSAAYARGCLLGARGNSGIIVAQLLHGWAEELAGHDEAGPDVVRRALRRADAEAWVAVADPVEGTILSVTRAAADAAAGSAGTLDELVTEVVDAARAALARTPEQLPVLAAAGVVDAGGAGLLVLLEALQDVVAGRPGRPGELPAAVVPAGSAASQAAQGCARARDDDDDDDDDSFGSEVMYLLEADDAAIPALRERLRSLGDSLVVVGGHGLWNVHVHTDDPGAAVEVGIDAGRPRQVRITHLAEQVRRTAGVAARSPARPRALTVVAFAAGPGLAGAFEQAGALAVRPAAGHRVSTAEVLEAVRAAGARTVVVLPNDPDTLAVAQAAAEQARAQGVQAVVLPTRTQVQGLAAVAVHDPGRDPEEDVLAMSAAAAGTRHGAVTVAAREAITSAGRCRPGDVLGVVDGDFALIGEDLVAVAVDVLRRLLSGGGELVTLVTGDGAPDDLVPAVRGAICADRPDVEVQVVDGGQQRYPLLVGVE from the coding sequence GTGACGGCACCGCTGGCGGTACTCGACGCCGCTGCCGCCCGGCGGTGGGCCTCCGCCGCCGCCGGCGCACTCGAGGCGATGCGGGCGCAGATCGACACCCTCAACGTCTACCCCGTCCCGGACGGCGACACCGGCACCAACCTGCACCTCACCGTCGTCCAGGGTCTCGCCGAGGTGCAGGCCCTGCCGGACGGCGCCTCGCTCGGCGAGGTCAGCGCGGCGTACGCCCGAGGATGCCTGCTCGGGGCGCGCGGCAACTCGGGGATCATCGTCGCCCAGCTCCTGCACGGCTGGGCGGAGGAGCTCGCCGGCCATGACGAGGCAGGCCCGGACGTCGTCCGCCGGGCTCTGCGCCGGGCGGACGCCGAGGCGTGGGTCGCCGTGGCGGACCCGGTGGAGGGCACGATCCTGTCGGTGACGAGGGCGGCCGCGGACGCCGCCGCCGGCAGCGCCGGGACCCTGGACGAGCTCGTGACCGAGGTCGTCGACGCCGCGCGGGCGGCGCTCGCCCGGACTCCTGAGCAGCTGCCGGTCCTCGCCGCCGCCGGTGTGGTCGACGCCGGCGGTGCCGGGCTGCTCGTCCTGCTCGAGGCCCTGCAGGACGTCGTCGCGGGCCGCCCTGGACGCCCTGGCGAGCTACCGGCCGCGGTCGTGCCGGCGGGCTCGGCGGCCTCGCAGGCGGCCCAGGGGTGTGCCCGCGCCCGGGACGACGACGATGACGATGACGACGACTCCTTCGGCTCCGAGGTCATGTACCTCCTGGAGGCCGACGACGCGGCCATCCCGGCTCTGCGCGAACGGCTGCGCTCCCTCGGCGACTCCCTCGTCGTCGTCGGTGGCCACGGCCTGTGGAACGTGCACGTGCACACCGACGACCCGGGGGCCGCGGTCGAGGTCGGTATCGACGCCGGGCGTCCCCGGCAGGTCCGGATCACCCACCTCGCCGAGCAGGTGCGCCGGACCGCCGGCGTGGCGGCGCGTTCCCCGGCCCGGCCCAGGGCGCTCACGGTGGTGGCCTTCGCCGCCGGTCCGGGCCTGGCGGGTGCCTTCGAGCAGGCCGGGGCCCTCGCCGTCCGGCCCGCCGCCGGGCACCGAGTGTCCACCGCGGAGGTCCTCGAGGCCGTCCGCGCGGCCGGCGCCCGCACGGTCGTCGTCCTGCCCAACGACCCGGACACCCTCGCCGTGGCGCAGGCGGCCGCCGAGCAGGCCCGGGCGCAGGGGGTGCAGGCGGTCGTCCTGCCGACCCGCACCCAGGTGCAGGGCCTGGCCGCGGTCGCCGTGCACGACCCGGGTCGCGATCCCGAGGAGGACGTCCTGGCGATGTCGGCCGCCGCCGCCGGGACCCGGCACGGTGCCGTGACCGTGGCCGCCCGGGAGGCGATCACCTCGGCAGGCCGGTGCCGGCCCGGGGACGTGCTCGGCGTTGTGGACGGCGACTTCGCGCTGATCGGCGAGGACCTGGTGGCCGTCGCCGTCGACGTCCTGCGCCGGCTGCTGTCCGGGGGTGGCGAGCTCGTCACCCTGGTCACCGGTGACGGTGCGCCGGACGACCTCGTGCCCGCCGTCCGGGGCGCCATCTGCGCGGACCGCCCGGACGTCGAGGTGCAGGTCGTCGACGGCGGCCAGCAGCGCTACCCGCTGCTCGTCGGCGTCGAGTGA
- the recG gene encoding ATP-dependent DNA helicase RecG, translating to MSRMEESLTRVLGPRTAKAMESALGLRTVGDLLRHYPRRYAHRGELTDLGSLVEGEHVTVVAEVVSVTTRRMRNRPGWLGEAVVTDGRGRVRLTFFYRHEYMADLLTAKLRPGTTALFSGKVESYRDQLQLTHPDFEPLPGALAEDEAQALAGQPLPIYPASARLQTWSIERSVHVVLDTLEPHDVPDPLPVALRERDQLPSLLDAFHLVHRPTDLDQVERGERRLRYEEAFLLQTALARRRAAAAVLPASAYPPRDDGLLAAFDARLPFTLTAGQRRVGDTIAAELSRPHPMHRLLQGEVGSGKTLVALRAMLQVVDGGAQAALLAPTEVLAVQHQRSITAMLGDLAAGGMLGGHDRATRVALLTGAMPAAARRAALLDIAGGAAGIVVGTHALLQEHVEFADLGLVVVDEQHRFGVEQRDALRAKAGAPPHVLVMTATPIPRTVAMTVFGDLELSTLTELPAGRQPIRTHVVQDANERWVRRVWQRVREEVDAGHQAYVVCPRIGGEDAPDDAPPPEEDDAGPGTGAPARRPGVAALDVVTALRAHPDLAGLRIEVLHGRLGAEEKDAVMAAFAAGDVDVLVATTVVEVGVDVPNATTMVVLDADRFGVSQLHQLRGRVGRGSAPGLCLLVTGPAPAATLARVDAVAGTTDGFRLSEIDLEQRREGDVLGAAQSGGRSSLRKLRLRRDEGVIAQARRDAAEIVAADPELTGYPELAAALATVLGEDRQAFLERG from the coding sequence ATGTCGCGGATGGAGGAGTCCCTCACCCGGGTGCTCGGGCCGCGGACCGCGAAGGCGATGGAGTCGGCGCTCGGGCTGCGCACCGTCGGTGACCTGCTGCGGCACTACCCGCGTCGGTACGCCCACCGCGGCGAGCTCACCGACCTGGGGTCGCTGGTGGAGGGGGAGCACGTCACCGTGGTCGCCGAGGTCGTCTCCGTCACCACCCGTCGGATGCGCAACCGACCGGGCTGGCTCGGCGAGGCCGTCGTCACCGACGGCCGAGGCCGCGTCCGGCTCACGTTCTTCTACCGGCACGAGTACATGGCCGACCTGCTCACCGCGAAGCTGCGGCCTGGGACGACCGCCCTGTTCTCCGGCAAGGTCGAGTCCTACCGGGATCAGCTGCAGCTGACCCACCCGGACTTCGAGCCGCTGCCCGGCGCGCTCGCCGAGGACGAGGCGCAGGCCCTCGCCGGGCAGCCGCTGCCGATCTACCCGGCCTCGGCACGCCTGCAGACCTGGAGCATCGAGCGCTCCGTGCACGTCGTGCTCGACACCCTGGAGCCGCACGACGTCCCGGACCCGCTGCCGGTGGCGCTGCGCGAGCGGGACCAGCTGCCGTCCCTGCTCGACGCGTTCCACCTGGTCCACCGGCCCACCGACCTCGATCAGGTCGAACGAGGGGAGCGCCGGCTGCGCTACGAGGAGGCGTTCCTGCTGCAGACGGCCCTGGCCCGGCGCCGGGCCGCCGCCGCCGTCCTGCCCGCCTCGGCGTACCCGCCGCGCGACGACGGGCTGCTCGCGGCCTTCGACGCCCGGCTGCCCTTCACCCTGACCGCCGGCCAGCGCCGGGTGGGCGACACGATCGCTGCCGAGCTCTCCCGCCCGCACCCGATGCACCGGCTGCTGCAGGGCGAGGTCGGCTCCGGCAAGACCCTCGTCGCACTACGCGCCATGCTGCAGGTCGTCGACGGCGGCGCGCAGGCCGCCCTGCTCGCCCCGACCGAGGTGCTCGCCGTGCAGCACCAGCGGTCGATCACCGCGATGCTCGGCGACCTGGCCGCCGGCGGGATGCTCGGCGGTCACGACCGCGCCACCCGGGTCGCCCTGCTCACCGGCGCCATGCCGGCCGCTGCTCGGCGGGCCGCCCTGCTCGACATCGCCGGCGGCGCCGCCGGGATCGTCGTCGGCACCCACGCGCTCCTGCAGGAGCACGTCGAGTTCGCCGACCTCGGGCTCGTCGTCGTCGACGAGCAGCACCGGTTCGGGGTGGAGCAGCGGGACGCCCTGCGCGCCAAGGCCGGCGCGCCGCCGCACGTGCTCGTGATGACCGCGACGCCGATCCCCCGCACGGTGGCGATGACCGTCTTCGGCGACCTGGAGCTCTCGACGCTGACCGAGCTGCCGGCGGGCCGGCAGCCGATTCGCACGCACGTCGTCCAGGACGCCAACGAGCGGTGGGTGCGGCGGGTCTGGCAGCGGGTGCGCGAAGAGGTGGACGCCGGTCACCAGGCGTACGTGGTCTGCCCCCGGATCGGGGGCGAGGACGCCCCGGACGACGCACCGCCCCCAGAGGAGGACGACGCCGGCCCGGGTACCGGTGCCCCGGCCCGTCGCCCCGGGGTCGCCGCCCTCGACGTCGTCACCGCCCTGCGCGCCCACCCGGACCTGGCCGGGCTGCGGATCGAGGTGCTGCACGGCCGGCTCGGCGCGGAGGAGAAGGACGCCGTCATGGCGGCGTTCGCTGCCGGCGACGTCGACGTGCTCGTCGCGACCACGGTCGTCGAGGTAGGCGTCGACGTCCCGAACGCCACGACCATGGTCGTGCTGGACGCCGACCGGTTCGGCGTCTCCCAGCTGCACCAGCTGCGTGGCCGGGTGGGTCGGGGCAGCGCCCCCGGCCTGTGCCTGCTCGTCACCGGCCCTGCGCCGGCCGCGACCCTCGCACGCGTCGACGCCGTGGCCGGCACCACCGACGGCTTCCGGCTCAGCGAGATCGACCTCGAGCAGCGCCGTGAGGGTGACGTGCTCGGGGCCGCGCAGTCCGGTGGCCGCTCGTCCCTGCGGAAGCTCCGGCTGCGCCGCGACGAGGGGGTCATCGCCCAGGCCCGCCGGGACGCCGCCGAGATCGTCGCCGCCGACCCCGAGCTCACCGGCTACCCCGAGCTCGCGGCCGCCCTGGCGACCGTCCTCGGCGAGGACCGGCAGGCGTTCCTGGAGCGTGGATGA
- the rsmD gene encoding 16S rRNA (guanine(966)-N(2))-methyltransferase RsmD, translating into MTRIVAGRARGRRLAVPRGAATRPTADRVREALFSRLQHEDVLEGARVLDLYAGSGALGLEAASRGAAHVVLVDSAAAASAACRRNVAALGLEGVSVRAQAVSTFLAGDVDAPYDLVLLDPPYDLPETTLATVLDALVTGEWLAAGAVVVVERSARSPEPPWPAGLARYAERRYGETRLWFAEPAAAAR; encoded by the coding sequence ATGACCCGGATCGTCGCCGGACGCGCCCGGGGACGGCGGCTCGCCGTGCCCCGCGGCGCTGCGACCCGCCCGACCGCCGACCGGGTCCGGGAGGCCCTGTTCTCGCGACTGCAGCACGAGGACGTCCTCGAAGGCGCACGGGTGCTGGACCTGTACGCCGGCTCCGGTGCCCTCGGCCTGGAGGCCGCCAGCCGCGGGGCCGCCCACGTCGTCCTCGTCGACTCCGCGGCGGCGGCGTCGGCGGCCTGCCGCCGCAACGTGGCGGCGCTGGGCCTGGAGGGCGTGTCGGTGCGGGCCCAGGCGGTCTCCACGTTCCTGGCCGGCGACGTCGACGCGCCTTACGACCTCGTCCTGCTCGACCCCCCCTACGACCTGCCCGAGACCACGTTGGCGACCGTGCTCGACGCGCTCGTCACGGGTGAGTGGCTGGCGGCCGGCGCCGTCGTCGTCGTCGAGCGCAGCGCCCGCAGTCCCGAGCCGCCGTGGCCTGCCGGGCTGGCCCGCTACGCCGAGCGCCGCTACGGCGAGACCCGGTTGTGGTTCGCCGAGCCGGCCGCCGCGGCGCGGTAG
- the coaD gene encoding pantetheine-phosphate adenylyltransferase, whose protein sequence is MCPGSYDPVTAGHVDIVRRAARLFDEVVVAVLANPAKQGMFAVPERVEMLTEALEGVDGVRVEAVEGGLLVDYCRRVGAAAVVKGLRGGTDFAYELPMALMNRHLTGLETVFLPGDPRFEHVSSSLVKEVAGHGGDVSELVPPGVWARLVARRG, encoded by the coding sequence GTGTGCCCCGGCTCCTACGACCCGGTCACCGCCGGTCATGTCGACATCGTCCGGCGTGCCGCTCGGCTCTTCGACGAGGTCGTCGTCGCCGTGCTCGCCAACCCTGCCAAGCAGGGGATGTTCGCGGTGCCCGAGCGGGTCGAGATGCTCACCGAGGCGCTCGAGGGGGTCGACGGCGTCCGGGTCGAGGCCGTCGAGGGGGGCCTGCTCGTGGACTACTGCCGACGGGTCGGAGCCGCGGCGGTCGTCAAGGGGCTGCGGGGCGGCACCGACTTCGCCTACGAGCTGCCGATGGCGCTGATGAACCGGCACCTCACCGGCCTGGAGACGGTGTTCCTGCCGGGGGACCCCCGGTTCGAGCACGTCTCCTCCAGCCTCGTCAAGGAGGTCGCCGGGCACGGGGGTGACGTCAGCGAGCTGGTCCCCCCTGGAGTGTGGGCCCGGCTCGTCGCCCGACGCGGCTGA
- a CDS encoding DUF177 domain-containing protein → MCAPAGATGADTCEETVAALDPRSPFVLDTVELGRRPGSMRTVRRTVPAPADLGTDVIGVPQGSDLELDLRLEAVMEGVLVSGTARGRAAGECVRCLDDVGLDVEVDVQELFAYPGKAPDGDEDDEVRELEGDLLDIEPTLRDAVVPALPFQPVCSPDCPGLCPQCGARYADEPGHEHDVVDPRWAALQGLAGEQPARTNDEREK, encoded by the coding sequence ATGTGCGCCCCCGCCGGGGCGACCGGAGCCGACACCTGTGAGGAGACCGTGGCCGCCCTCGACCCGAGATCGCCGTTCGTGCTCGACACCGTCGAGCTCGGTCGCCGTCCGGGGTCGATGCGCACGGTCCGTCGCACGGTGCCGGCGCCGGCGGACCTCGGGACCGACGTGATCGGCGTCCCCCAGGGCAGCGACCTCGAGCTGGACCTGCGGCTCGAGGCCGTCATGGAGGGTGTCCTGGTGTCCGGCACGGCACGCGGACGCGCCGCCGGCGAGTGCGTACGCTGCCTGGACGACGTCGGCCTGGACGTCGAGGTCGACGTCCAGGAGCTCTTCGCCTACCCGGGCAAGGCACCGGACGGTGACGAGGACGACGAGGTGCGCGAGCTCGAGGGCGACCTCCTCGACATCGAGCCCACCCTCCGGGACGCGGTGGTGCCTGCGCTGCCGTTCCAGCCGGTGTGCTCCCCGGACTGCCCGGGGCTGTGCCCGCAGTGCGGTGCCCGGTACGCCGACGAGCCGGGGCACGAGCACGACGTCGTCGACCCCCGGTGGGCGGCGCTGCAGGGCCTGGCCGGTGAGCAGCCGGCCCGGACGAACGACGAGAGAGAGAAGTGA
- the rpmF gene encoding 50S ribosomal protein L32, translating to MAVPKRKMSRSNTRSRRSQWKASAATLTTCPRCREPKLPHAACPACGAYKTRSYVEALRPEHGRG from the coding sequence GTGGCCGTCCCGAAGCGGAAGATGTCCCGCAGCAACACGCGTTCCCGCCGCTCCCAGTGGAAGGCGAGCGCTGCGACGCTGACCACGTGCCCGCGGTGCCGGGAGCCGAAGCTGCCGCACGCCGCGTGCCCGGCCTGCGGCGCCTACAAGACCCGCAGCTACGTCGAGGCGCTGCGTCCGGAGCACGGGCGCGGCTGA
- a CDS encoding ribonuclease III, with product MGERQHTGAAGAQASAGPGSSPLDDLQARLGLRIDRGLLERALTHRSYAYENGGLPTNERLEFLGDAVLGLVVTDALYRRHPELPEGQLAKLRAAVVNMRALADVARGLDLGAHVLLGRGEETTGGRDKSSILADTLEAVLGAAYLDHGIEVTRDLVHRLVDPLLASSMTLGAGLDWKTSLQELTAGLALGVPEYGLQEEGPDHAKVFHAVVVVGGTTWGQGTGRSKKEAEQEAAAAAWRALRAEAGPARD from the coding sequence GTGGGAGAGCGGCAGCACACCGGCGCCGCCGGGGCCCAGGCCTCGGCCGGGCCGGGCAGCAGCCCGCTGGACGACCTGCAGGCCCGGCTGGGGCTGCGGATCGACCGCGGGCTGCTCGAGCGTGCCCTGACGCACCGGTCCTACGCCTACGAGAACGGCGGTCTGCCGACGAACGAGCGGCTGGAGTTCCTCGGTGACGCGGTGCTCGGGCTCGTCGTCACTGACGCGCTGTACCGGCGGCACCCCGAGCTGCCCGAGGGCCAGCTGGCGAAGCTGCGCGCGGCCGTGGTGAACATGCGGGCGCTCGCGGACGTCGCCCGCGGGCTGGACCTCGGGGCGCACGTCCTGCTGGGGCGCGGGGAGGAGACCACCGGGGGACGGGACAAGTCCTCGATCCTCGCCGACACCCTCGAGGCCGTCCTCGGCGCGGCCTACCTCGACCACGGGATCGAGGTCACCCGGGACCTGGTCCACCGGCTCGTCGACCCGCTGCTCGCCTCGTCGATGACCCTTGGCGCCGGCCTGGACTGGAAGACCAGCCTGCAGGAGCTGACGGCCGGGCTCGCCCTCGGCGTCCCGGAGTACGGGCTGCAGGAGGAGGGCCCGGACCACGCCAAGGTCTTCCACGCCGTCGTCGTCGTCGGCGGCACGACCTGGGGTCAGGGGACCGGGCGCAGCAAGAAGGAGGCCGAGCAGGAGGCCGCCGCGGCTGCCTGGCGCGCACTGCGCGCCGAGGCCGGTCCGGCCCGGGACTAG
- the mutM gene encoding bifunctional DNA-formamidopyrimidine glycosylase/DNA-(apurinic or apyrimidinic site) lyase, with protein sequence MPELPEVEVVRRGLVRWVVGSRLGAVEVLHPRPVRRHLAGPADLAARLQGAVAVDAVRRGKYLWLQLDSDEALLVHLGMSGQLLVQPLDAPAERHLRVRVGLDGERELRFVDQRMFGGLAVVPLEPTADGLPAGTGGAGTPSAAALPHQVAHIARDPLDPYLDVEAWQRRLRRRRTGVKRALLDQTLLSGIGNIYADEALWRARLHYARPTDTLTRAAAVGLLGHVRAVLGEALQQGGTSFDALYVDVNGRSGWFDRSLAVYGQAGRPCPRCAALVRREPFMNRSSFTCPACQRPPRRARW encoded by the coding sequence GTGCCCGAGCTGCCCGAGGTCGAGGTGGTGCGGCGCGGCCTCGTGCGCTGGGTGGTCGGCTCCCGGCTCGGCGCCGTCGAGGTCCTGCACCCCCGGCCGGTGCGCCGCCACCTGGCCGGTCCCGCGGATCTGGCGGCCCGGCTGCAGGGGGCCGTCGCCGTCGACGCGGTGCGCCGGGGCAAGTACCTGTGGCTCCAGCTCGACTCCGACGAGGCCCTGCTCGTGCACCTCGGGATGAGCGGCCAGCTGCTGGTGCAGCCCCTGGACGCCCCCGCCGAGCGGCACCTGCGGGTGCGGGTGGGCCTGGACGGCGAGCGCGAGCTGCGGTTCGTCGACCAGCGGATGTTCGGCGGGCTGGCCGTCGTCCCCCTCGAGCCCACCGCGGACGGTCTGCCGGCCGGCACCGGCGGCGCCGGGACGCCGTCCGCCGCTGCCCTGCCGCACCAGGTCGCGCACATCGCCCGGGACCCGCTGGACCCGTACCTGGACGTCGAGGCCTGGCAGCGTCGGCTGCGCCGCCGGCGCACCGGGGTCAAGCGGGCCCTGCTCGACCAGACCCTGCTGTCGGGGATCGGCAACATCTACGCCGACGAGGCGCTGTGGCGCGCGCGGCTGCACTACGCCCGGCCCACGGACACCCTGACCCGCGCCGCCGCCGTGGGGTTGCTCGGGCACGTCCGGGCGGTGCTGGGGGAGGCCCTGCAGCAGGGCGGGACGAGCTTCGACGCCCTCTACGTCGACGTCAACGGGCGCAGTGGCTGGTTCGACCGGTCGCTGGCGGTCTACGGCCAGGCGGGCCGACCCTGCCCGAGGTGTGCAGCGCTCGTGCGCCGCGAGCCGTTCATGAACCGTTCGTCGTTCACCTGCCCGGCGTGCCAGCGCCCGCCCCGGCGGGCACGCTGGTGA
- a CDS encoding acylphosphatase yields MGAPQDVARLTAVVRGHVQGVGFRSWVRSQALALGLVGHARNTDDGRVEVVAEGAPAALAELLARLEGPVPGRPGRVTGVSARWAEATGRPAGFVER; encoded by the coding sequence GTGGGCGCACCGCAGGACGTCGCGCGGCTCACCGCCGTGGTGCGCGGGCACGTCCAGGGGGTCGGGTTCCGCAGCTGGGTCCGCTCGCAGGCGCTCGCGCTCGGTCTGGTCGGCCACGCGCGTAACACCGACGACGGTCGCGTCGAGGTGGTCGCCGAGGGGGCCCCGGCGGCTCTGGCCGAGCTGCTCGCGCGGCTCGAGGGGCCGGTGCCCGGGCGGCCCGGTCGGGTGACGGGGGTCAGCGCCCGGTGGGCCGAGGCCACCGGGCGGCCGGCCGGCTTCGTCGAGCGGTGA